The genomic stretch CCTTCAGAATTTGGAGAGGACGCCGGGCTTCTTGGTGCTAAGATCTTTCCAGCTATTTTGTTCCAGAAGAGAGCGGGGTTTCTGGGTTTGGTGAATGATAACTGGGTCCTGAAGCCACCAACAGCATAGTGATTTTGGGGGAATGGTAGAAATGCAGGGCCTGGAATTGTGTCTCTGATAGGGGAGGGACAGCCTGGGCTTGAGaggctctcctttctcccctgttCTGCCTCTCCCAGCTTGTGCCCAGGGTCTTGGGGCTTATATAACCACCTGAGTCCAGGGGAACCTATGCACATGTTAATGCTTCCTTTTCCCGTTGCTACCTTTGGGTGGTTGCGTTTGGTTTTGTTAGTGAACTCTAAGTCCTCTGATGAAAGGCGTGTGTTACCTGCGTTTCCTTAACTCCCAAACGATTGGGACAGAAGGCTGGTGGGAAGgctagggtttttgtttttttgttttttttttaatggagcatAGCTGCCCCCCTTAGTGCAGAGCTCGAGGTAACCCTGCGAGGGGCCCCAAGAAGCCACAGGCACTTGAGTTTTCCCTTTCAGTTTTGAGTAAGTCCTTCCCCAGGAATGGAGGCGGAGGTTGGGCCAGGGAGGGGGCGGTGAGGGCAAGCTCAAGATTTAGGCTGTTTTTTGCTTCCTTTGCAGGAGATGGCCTGACTGGGAAGGCGAGTGAGAAGCCGCCTGAGAgggtgagggggggaggggattGGAAGGAGTCTGGTTCCCCCTATAGCTCTGGGAAGGACAGacccttcattttccctcccaGATGTTGTTctgtggagggtgtgtgtgtgaggagagttaggaggagggagggagctcttGTGTCTCCTGCTTCTTAAGGAGAAAGTCCAGcccccttttttccctcctcctaagggctgggcccagggtccctactctcccttccccctcccatctCTGTACCCCCCCCACACTAGTGCAGCAGGCCCTTTAGCCTGCCCCTGGTGTCagctttcctcccctccctgtttCCAAGGTACAGAAGAGAAGCGAGCGCGTTAGAAGAGTAGAGCCTCCCAAACCTGAGGTTGTGGATTCCACTGAGAGCAGTGAGTAGGACTTGAGGAAGTGTGACCGAGTGGGATGTGGCGGGCCACGGATCAACCGGCTCCCGCAGCGCTGCGCCCCGCAGAGTGTGAAGTGCCTATCTCTGCTGTGGGTTGGCATGGGAACCAGGGGCAGTGGGGGAAATGGAAAACAACGGCAGTGAGAATGGAGTTTCCTGTTTCAGCTGTGCCATCCCTGTCCTGAGTCTTCCCACTTGGAGCCCTCCCGCGCCCTCCCTAGGAGATTATGGAGTGACTAAGGGGGAGTGACACCAGTGGCTTAAGATACCAGtgtattgggggtgggggtggaaaggCAGGAACCAGGGGGAAGGGGACCCCCCCCTTGCCCCCGGGGGGATCCAGTATCTGCTGAGCTCCCTGTGCGGTCAGAGGATGGCTGGAGACTAGGTCCGGTCCGGTAGCCTCTGctcactgcccctctccccacgtCCTCAGTTCCAGTGTCAGATGAGGATTCTGATGCCATGGTAGATGACCCCAATGATGAGGACTTTGTGCCATTCCGGCCCCGGCGGTCCCCTCGCATGTCCCTCCGCTCGAGCGTGGCCCAAAGGGCCGGGCGCTCTGCGGTTGGCGCCAAGATGACCTGTGCGCATTGCCGGACGCCACTGCAGAAGGGGCAGACTGCCTACCAGCGCAAGGGGCTGCCCCAGCTCTTCTGCTCTTCGTCCTGTCTCACCACTTTCTCTAAGAAGCCTTCGGGCAAAAAGACCTGTACCTTCTGCAAGAAGTACGTGAAGGTTCCCCAGGtgcggggagggcagggagcaggccGGGAATAATGGCTGAGACAGGGACTATGTTGGCAAGAACCTAACGGAGCGGAACTGGGAGCGAGGCAGGTGAGGGAGGGGGCCCGAGGAGCGTAAGAGTAGTCGGGGGCCCGTGGTCACTGGTCCccgaggagagggggtgggagctGGCGAAAGGAGAGGGTAGTGCTGAGTGAATATCCAAACCcgttcccccaccccacccccctccagggAGATCTGGAACACCAAGGACTCGGTTGTGGCCCAGACTGGTTCAGGAGGCTCCTTCCATGAGTTCTGCACATCCGTCTGTCTCTCCCTGTACGAGGCCCAGCAGCAGCGCCCAATCCCCCAGTCCGGGGATCCCGCCGATGCCACTCGCTGCAGCATATGCCAGAAGACCGGAGAGGTGAGGAAGCTCGATGGGGGCCAGATTTGCAGAGCCTGGCCAGCCCGGAGCTGCCCCTGTGctcctggggctgcaggggccaggccctgtggaagaggggagtgggaaggagaggcagcCATCGTGAGGGAGTGTATTCAAGGATAGAGCTTCTCCAGGATGTACGCAGCCGGCCTTCCTTGCCTCCCGGGACCTCACCATCGAGTCGGCAGCCCGATGTGCAGGTTGGGGGGTCCCTGGGCCCACTGTCCGCTGTGAAGGTCTAGGGTGAGGCGGGGCGGGCCGTCCTTGCTCCGGGGTGGGTGGTGGTGCCCAGGCCCTGGCTcagggtgtgcgtgtgtgtacacgGCAGGTCCTGCACGAGGTCAGCAACGGCAGCGTGGTGCACCGGCTCTGCAGTGATTCCTGCTTCTCCAAATTCCGGGCCAACAAGGGACTGAAAACCAACTGTTGTGACCAGTGCGGGGCTTACATCTACACCAAGACCGGGAGCCCCGGCCCTGAGCTCCTCTTCCACGAGGGCCAACAAAAGCGGTTCTGCAACACAACCTGCTTGGGGGCGTACAAGAAGGTGGGGCCGAGGGAGTAGTGCATTAGAGGGCTGTGGAAGGGGGTTGCGGTTCCTGGGTGACGAATAAAGGTGCCTGACGGGGTCGAGGGTTGGGAGGAATAAAGCGAATAAAGGGGGTTTCAATTGTatctgttatgttttatttttgaagctGGCTGGCGGATACACAGGTCTTTGTTATATCATCATCTATACTTTTTTTGTATGCCTGAAacctttcatgttttaaaaaatttaacaaataaaagtgAAGGGACAAATCCAGCCTcagcctctccttccccatcctcacAGAAAAACACACGTGTGTACCCCTGTGTCTGGTGCAAGACCCTGTGTAAGAACTTTGAGATGCTATCACATGTGGATCGTAATGGCAAGACCAGCTTGTTctgttccctgtgctgtaccaCCTCTTACAAAGTGAAGCAGGCAGGGCTCACTGGTAGGTGCAAAGCCCTCTTCTCTGAGACCCCTGCTGGCCTTCCTTCTACCTCCCGTACTCCCCTCTTCTAAAGTAATCCCTGCCGCCCGACCTCAGCCCCGGCTACATCTTTCCATCTTCCCGTGGGTTTCCTGTTCCGTCTCTGCACTGCCTTACaccttctctgtgctctctctctctctctctctctctctccgtctctctctctctcggtctctctctcggtctctctcggtctctttctctctctctccctttctctctgtgccccaggccCTCCCCGACCCTGCAGCTTCTGCCGCCGCAGCCTCTCTGACCCCTGTTACTACAACAAGGTTGATCGCACAGTCTACCAATTCTGCAGCCCCAGCTGCTGGACCAAGTTCCAGGTACTCCAAACCCTGGACCAGGGATTAAAGAAGGGTGTGGTGACAGAGAGAGGGTACGAGAGTTGGGGTAGGTAGGCCCGGGCCCCCGAGCCAAGAACAAGCCctactccccccgccccccaccacggCCGCCGCCACGCACCTCCCTTacttgtcttccttcccttcagcGCACAAGCCCTGAGGGGGGCATTCACCTGAGCTGTCACTACTGCCACAGCCTCTTCAGTGGCAAGCCTGAGGTCTTGGACTGGCAGGTAAgacccccgccgcccccccccccccaccgccctgtCACAGGGCCACGGCCGGATGTCACAGCTCTGTCCTCGCCCGCCCTGTGCCCTCATCTCAGGACCAGGTGTTCCAGTTCTGCTGCCGGGACTGCTGTGAGGACTTCAAGCGGCTTCGCGGGGTGGTGTCCCAGTGCGAGCACTGCCGGCAGGAGAAGCTCCTGCACGAGAAACTTAGATTCAGCGGGGTGGAGAAGAGCTTCTGCAGCGAAGGTAAGGAGGCGGCGAAGGGGCAGGAGGCCCTGTACCTTGCAGCCTGAGGggctggcagggaagggaggaggactCACACTGGGGCCTGTGGGCCGAGGGCCTCCGGCTCCGCCCCTCCGTGCACCCGTGCATCTGTCCATCCGTGCACCTGTGCATCCGTGCACCCGTGCATCCATGCATCCGTGCATCCCAAGGCTTCAGGCCCCAGAGGCTGTTGGGGCTTTTACTCAGACCCCCTTGGAAAGGTCGGCTCTCGCCGCCCCCCATGGCCATGTCTGTGTCCCTGGACTCTTCCCTCTTGCCCTGTCCGCAGGATGTGTGCTGCTGTACAAACAGGACTTCACCAAGAAGCTGGGGTTGTGCTGTATCACTTGTACGTACTGCTCCCAGACCTGCCAGCGTGGGGTCACCGAGCAGCTGGACGGAAGCACCTGGGACTTCTGCAGCGAGGACTGCAAGAGCAAGTACCTGCTGTGGTACTGCAAGGTGAGGGGCACAGCGCATccgagagggggaggggaggggcggtctccagggaggggggcagcacGGAGGGCTTCTCCCATTTTTAGGGAGGCGGGGCTGACCATCCTGTGGACACCCCCAGGCTGCCCGGTGCCACGCCTGTAAGCGCCAGGGGAAGCTGCTGGAGACCATCCACTGGCGCGGGCAGATCCGTCATTTCTGCAACCAGCAGTGTCTACTGCGCTTTTATAGCCAGCAGAACCAACCCAACCTGGATACCCAGAGTGGGCCTGAGAGCCTCCTGAACAGTGAGTCCCAGGCCGGGGGTTCGGAGGGGGGGCTATTCCGTTAGAACCGGCCCGGACTCTTCTCACCCTGGGCCCAGCCCCTCTCTTCTCCCGCTCTGGCCTTCACCTCATCCTCAGCCAGAGCTCCTGGCGCCGTGTTCCCTTGCAGCCTCTGGACCGTGCAGGTACTAGGGGGAGCCTTGTTTAAAGGTTCTCAGAGTTTGAGTCTCCTGCGTCAGTATCGAGGACATGTTTTTAGGGAATAGGCACCTACCCAGGTGGGATGGGGCCTGTGGGGGCTGTGGttagcattcttttcttttttaattaattaatttatttatttgattgagagagagcgcacacaagcagaggtgagggacaaagggagagggagaagcagacgccccactgagcagggagcccgatgcgggactcgatcccaggaccctgagaccacgacccaagctaaagcagatgcttaatggactgagccacccaggtgcccctgtgtttagTTTTCTGAGAGAAGGAAGTGTCAGCATAAGCCCTACCTTTAGTGAGACTGAAGACTATTGTTTCTAGAATGTTACCTTAGTCCCCCCACTGCTTCAGGGGTCCCAGGCTTCTGAGGGCCATCTGCATGGAAGGTCTCAAAGTGTGGGTTCCCCAAGAAGTTTTGATCCTCTTGGCAGCCGGGAACAAAGAATCTTCTTGGCCCCTGTCACTGGGGCCTAGAGAAAACTAGATCTGGGGTGGCGAGGAGGGGATAGTCTAGATATCCCATTTGCATTTAGCGCACCTCTTAACGGAGCTCTCCTGGGACAGGGACGAGGAAAACGGAAGAGCAGGTTCCTCAGATGAGAGCATTCACTTGTTTTGATCTCTAGGTCAGTCTCCTGAGTCAAAGCCCCAGACACCGTCTCAAACCAAAGTGGAGAACAGCAATACAGCGAAGACCCCAGAGGAAAATGGGAATCTGGGCAAGGTCAGGGCCGAAGCCGAGGGGGTGGATGGCCTCAGAAGGGGGTCTGGTAAGTTGGTGGCATTAACGTTCCTTTGTCTCTGCAGATCCCTGCAAAGACCCGATTGGCTCCCACCGCttccacccctcctccacccccaccgcccccagcaACACCCCGCAAAAACAAAGCTGCCATGTGTAAACCACTGATGCAGAATCGGGGGGTCTCCTGTAAGGTGGAGATGAAGTCCAAAGGGAGCCAAACAGGTGAGCCAGTGTACCTAGACATCCCAGCCCTGTGCTTGGGAGCCGGACCAGGGGGTTTTTTTAGGCGGCTGAGGTATCATGCGTCTGGTGGTTCTGGAACCATAGAGTTGTCTCTCAGCCTTTGGTGCAAGCGCCGGTTTGTGATACCGAGCGTGCGTTAGAGCCTTCGGTGGTGATGAGCGAGCGGCCCTGGCCCCGGGCAGGATGTGACCAATCTAGCGGGGGCTCTGAGAAGACCCCTTTCTTGTTGGCAGAAGAATGGAAGCCACAGGTGATCGTGCTGCCCATCCCAGTGCCCATCTTTGTGCCAGTGCCTATGCATCTGTACTGCCAGAAAGTTCCGGTGCCTTTCTCCATGCCCATCCCGGTGAGTTTCCCAGCCCTTCCTGCTGCGGCCTCCTCTACCCTCTCAGGACTGAGACCCCCCNNNNNNNNNNNNNNNNNNNNNNNNNNNNNNNNNNNNNNNNNNNNNNNNNNNNNNNNNNNNNNNNNNNNNNNNNNNNNNNNNNNNNNNNNNNNNNNNNNNNcccccccgcccccccccccacctccctccagccagCCGTCCCTCTTCCTCGCTGCTGCGCTTCTTGGTGTCTAGCTGGGATTTGTGCCTCTAGGTGCCTGTGCCCATGTTCCTGCCCACCACCTTGGAGAGCACAGACAAGATTGTGGAGACCATTGAGGAGCTGAAGGTGAAGATCCCTTCCAACCCCTTGGAGGCTGACATCCTGGCTATGGCAGAAATGATTGCAGAGGCTGAGGAGTTAGACAAGGCCTCATCTGACCTTTGTGGTATGCCACGGACAGCGGTGTTGAGGGACACAGGGTGCGACCCGTCTGTCTCGGCCTCAGGGGGCGGAGTGTGGTGATCTTGGTGCCTCAGCAGGACTGGGGCGTAGTTGGGGCCGGCCCCTGAGGGCCCGTGAGGGCGCTAGGCAGGAGCTGCAGTGACCAAgcccccttctctgcctcccagaTCTTGTGAGCAACCAGAGTGCAGAGGGGCTTCTGGAAGACTGTGACCTGTTCGGGCCAGCAAGAGATGACGTCCTGGCCATGGCTGTCAAGATGGCCAATGTCCTGGATGAGCCCGGGCAAGATTTGGAGGCCGACTTCCCCAAGAGTGAGTAGGATGTGGAGCGTTTCCAGGGAGTACAGGAGCCTCTGTGCCATCGGGAGGAGTGACCCTCGTGACCTGAGCATGCCCTAACCAGTGCTCCTTGTGACCCTATGACAGAAGGCTCACACAGGGACCAGTCCCAGAGATCCTGGGACAGGCACGCTATTTTACAGTTGTGTCTTGCTTGTTTTTTCCAATCGTGGCAAAACACATGGCCTGAGACTTACCATCTTACCCACATTTAAGTACGCAGTTCCGTAGTGTTACGAACATTTGCATCGTTGTGAGTTTTGGTGTCTGTGTGCCTCTGAGTGTGTTCCTGGTATAGCTTTGCTGGTTCCTGTTGAGCACGGTGAAGCTTTGTGGGAGGCTCATCTCCGGGCAAGTGGACAAATaggaggggaagggtgggagCACTACCGGGTTGAGATCTTAAAaccttgatttcttcttctttccactCTTAACAGATCCTTTGGACATTAACCCCAGTGTAGACTTCCTCTTTGATTGCGGCCTGGTAGGGCCCGAGGACGTGTCTGCTGAACAAGACCTTCCCCGCACCATGAGGAAGGTGAGGGCTGGGGTGTTGAAtccacagcagagggagagggcccaAAGAACTCGGGGGAGGGTCTCGTAGCCAAGCCAGCAGCCTTAGTGTGACTTTCCTGCCCTCTTTTCTCTACCATTGTGAGTACCAAGAAACAGccaaatttctctctccctggttCATGAGGTCATCAGGGCTGTTTCTAGGGCTCTCTCTGTGCTCTGGAAGCTTGCCGTGTTCTGATGTCAGTCCCCTCATTCCGCGGTGGTCAACACTATCCCAACTAGCTTCCGTGGTGCCCCTGGCCTTGCCCCAGCCAcgtctctcctttctctccccctccaggGTCAAAAGCGGCTGGTGCTTTCCGAGAGCTGTTCCCGGGACTCCATGAGCAGCCAGCCTAGCTGTACTGGGCTTAACTATTCGTATGGTGTCAATGCTTGGAAGTGCTGGGTGCAGTCAAAATATGCCAATGGAGAAACGAGCAAGGGGGATGAGCTGCGTTTTGGCCGtaagttggggggggcggggaggaaggtACCCTATGGggaagagagtggggagagggagaggaggaggaagagggccaGGGCTGTGATTCAGCTGAGGACGTGAGGGTGTCTAGGAGTGATAAGGCTGTGATCACCGAAGGGTGTCCTGTGAAGATGGGGAAGGGCTGCCTAGGTTTCATGGCTGagggctttttttaaagatttttatttatttatttgacagagagatagagagcacaagtaggcagagcggcaggcagagggagagggagaagcaggctccccactgagcagggagccggacgtggggctcgatcccaggaccccaggatcatgacctgagccgaaggcagccgcttaacggactgagccacccaggcgcccctgagggcttttttttttttttttttgcaatgggTGGGTTTGTTCTGGAGCTGGATGCGACTGAGGGATGGAGGGATTAACGATGGACTGAAATGAAATTCTCCATGTGGAGCATTCTTAATCCCATCCACCTCTACTGCATATCCCTGCAGCCAAACCGATGCGCATCAAAGAGGATATCCTGGCCTGCTCGGCTGCCGAACTCAACTATGGCCTGGCCCAGTTTGTGAGAGAAATCACTCGACCCAACGGGGAACGATACGAACCCGACAGTATCTACTACCTGTGTCTTGGCATCCAACAGGTACCCCTTGCACGCTGCCTCACTTGCCATCACCCTCGACAGAGCAGGCAGGGTCCCACCAGAAATGGCCCCATCCCACTCCCTGTTCCTCACCCTGTCTCCTACCCTGAGCAGGTCTCCTCGGTGATCCTCAGAC from Neomonachus schauinslandi chromosome X, ASM220157v2, whole genome shotgun sequence encodes the following:
- the ZMYM3 gene encoding zinc finger MYM-type protein 3 isoform X2: MDPSDFPSPFDPLTLPEKPLAGDLPVDMEFGEDLLESQTAPTRGWAPPGPSPSSGALDLLDTPAGLEKDPGVLDGATELLGLGGLLYKAPSPPEVDHGPEGTLAWDAGDQTLEPGPGGQTPEVVPPEPGAGANPSSPEGLLEPLAPDSPITLQSPHIEEEETTNIATGRRGSPGQEEELPQGQPQSPNGPPSPSVGETLGDGINSSQTKPGGPSPPAHPSLPGDGLTGKASEKPPERKRSERVRRVEPPKPEVVDSTESIPVSDEDSDAMVDDPNDEDFVPFRPRRSPRMSLRSSVAQRAGRSAVGAKMTCAHCRTPLQKGQTAYQRKGLPQLFCSSSCLTTFSKKPSGKKTCTFCKKEIWNTKDSVVAQTGSGGSFHEFCTSVCLSLYEAQQQRPIPQSGDPADATRCSICQKTGEVLHEVSNGSVVHRLCSDSCFSKFRANKGLKTNCCDQCGAYIYTKTGSPGPELLFHEGQQKRFCNTTCLGAYKKKNTRVYPCVWCKTLCKNFEMLSHVDRNGKTSLFCSLCCTTSYKVKQAGLTGPPRPCSFCRRSLSDPCYYNKVDRTVYQFCSPSCWTKFQRTSPEGGIHLSCHYCHSLFSGKPEVLDWQDQVFQFCCRDCCEDFKRLRGVVSQCEHCRQEKLLHEKLRFSGVEKSFCSEGCVLLYKQDFTKKLGLCCITCTYCSQTCQRGVTEQLDGSTWDFCSEDCKSKYLLWYCKAARCHACKRQGKLLETIHWRGQIRHFCNQQCLLRFYSQQNQPNLDTQSGPESLLNSQSPESKPQTPSQTKVENSNTAKTPEENGNLGKIPAKTRLAPTASTPPPPPPPPATPRKNKAAMCKPLMQNRGVSCKVEMKSKGSQTEEWKPQVIVLPIPVPIFVPVPMHLYCQKVPVPFSMPIPVPVPMFLPTTLESTDKIVETIEELKVKIPSNPLEADILAMAEMIAEAEELDKASSDLCDLVSNQSAEGLLEDCDLFGPARDDVLAMAVKMANVLDEPGQDLEADFPKNPLDINPSVDFLFDCGLVGPEDVSAEQDLPRTMRKGQKRLVLSESCSRDSMSSQPSCTGLNYSYGVNAWKCWVQSKYANGETSKGDELRFGPKPMRIKEDILACSAAELNYGLAQFVREITRPNGERYEPDSIYYLCLGIQQYLLENNRMVNIFTDLYYLTFVQELNKSLSTWQPTLLPNNTVFSRVEEEHLWECKQLGVYSPFVLLNTLMFFNTKFFGLQTAEEHMQLSFTNVVRQSRKCTTPRGTTKVVSIRYYAPVRQRKGRDTGPGKRKREDEAPILEQRENRMNPLRCPVKFYEFYLSKCPESLRTRNDVFYLQPERSCIAESPLWYSVIPMDRSMLESMLNRILAVREIYEELGRPGEEDLD
- the ZMYM3 gene encoding zinc finger MYM-type protein 3 isoform X3; this translates as MDPSDFPSPFDPLTLPEKPLAGDLPVDMEFGEDLLESQTAPTRGWAPPGPSPSSGALDLLDTPAGLEKDPGVLDGATELLGLGGLLYKAPSPPEVDHGPEGTLAWDAGDQTLEPGPGGQTPEVVPPEPGAGANPSSPEGLLEPLAPDSPITLQSPHIEEEETTNIATGRRGSPGQEEELPQGQPQSPNGPPSPSVGETLGDGINSSQTKPGGPSPPAHPSLPGDGLTGKASEKPPERKRSERVRRVEPPKPEVVDSTESIPVSDEDSDAMVDDPNDEDFVPFRPRRSPRMSLRSSVAQRAGRSAVGAKMTCAHCRTPLQKGQTAYQRKGLPQLFCSSSCLTTFSKKPSGKKTCTFCKKEIWNTKDSVVAQTGSGGSFHEFCTSVCLSLYEAQQQRPIPQSGDPADATRCSICQKTGEVLHEVSNGSVVHRLCSDSCFSKFRANKGLKTNCCDQCGAYIYTKTGSPGPELLFHEGQQKRFCNTTCLGAYKKKNTRVYPCVWCKTLCKNFEMLSHVDRNGKTSLFCSLCCTTSYKVKQAGLTGPPRPCSFCRRSLSDPCYYNKVDRTVYQFCSPSCWTKFQRTSPEGGIHLSCHYCHSLFSGKPEVLDWQDQVFQFCCRDCCEDFKRLRGVVSQCEHCRQEKLLHEKLRFSGVEKSFCSEGCVLLYKQDFTKKLGLCCITCTYCSQTCQRGVTEQLDGSTWDFCSEDCKSKYLLWYCKAARCHACKRQGKLLETIHWRGQIRHFCNQQCLLRFYSQQNQPNLDTQSGPESLLNSQSPESKPQTPSQTKVENSNTIPAKTRLAPTASTPPPPPPPPATPRKNKAAMCKPLMQNRGVSCKVEMKSKGSQTEEWKPQVIVLPIPVPIFVPVPMHLYCQKVPVPFSMPIPVPVPMFLPTTLESTDKIVETIEELKVKIPSNPLEADILAMAEMIAEAEELDKASSDLCDLVSNQSAEGLLEDCDLFGPARDDVLAMAVKMANVLDEPGQDLEADFPKNPLDINPSVDFLFDCGLVGPEDVSAEQDLPRTMRKGQKRLVLSESCSRDSMSSQPSCTGLNYSYGVNAWKCWVQSKYANGETSKGDELRFGPKPMRIKEDILACSAAELNYGLAQFVREITRPNGERYEPDSIYYLCLGIQQYLLENNRMVNIFTDLYYLTFVQELNKSLSTWQPTLLPNNTVFSRVEEEHLWECKQLGVYSPFVLLNTLMFFNTKFFGLQTAEEHMQLSFTNVVRQSRKCTTPRGTTKVVSIRYYAPVRQRKGRDTGPGKRKREDEAPILEQRENRMNPLRCPVKFYEFYLSKCPESLRTRNDVFYLQPERSCIAESPLWYSVIPMDRSMLESMLNRILAVREIYEELGRPGEEDLD
- the ZMYM3 gene encoding zinc finger MYM-type protein 3 isoform X1, giving the protein MDPSDFPSPFDPLTLPEKPLAGDLPVDMEFGEDLLESQTAPTRGWAPPGPSPSSGALDLLDTPAGLEKDPGVLDGATELLGLGGLLYKAPSPPEVDHGPEGTLAWDAGDQTLEPGPGGQTPEVVPPEPGAGANPSSPEGLLEPLAPDSPITLQSPHIEEEETTNIATGRRGSPGQEEELPQGQPQSPNGPPSPSVGETLGDGINSSQTKPGGPSPPAHPSLPGDGLTGKASEKPPERVQKRSERVRRVEPPKPEVVDSTESIPVSDEDSDAMVDDPNDEDFVPFRPRRSPRMSLRSSVAQRAGRSAVGAKMTCAHCRTPLQKGQTAYQRKGLPQLFCSSSCLTTFSKKPSGKKTCTFCKKEIWNTKDSVVAQTGSGGSFHEFCTSVCLSLYEAQQQRPIPQSGDPADATRCSICQKTGEVLHEVSNGSVVHRLCSDSCFSKFRANKGLKTNCCDQCGAYIYTKTGSPGPELLFHEGQQKRFCNTTCLGAYKKKNTRVYPCVWCKTLCKNFEMLSHVDRNGKTSLFCSLCCTTSYKVKQAGLTGPPRPCSFCRRSLSDPCYYNKVDRTVYQFCSPSCWTKFQRTSPEGGIHLSCHYCHSLFSGKPEVLDWQDQVFQFCCRDCCEDFKRLRGVVSQCEHCRQEKLLHEKLRFSGVEKSFCSEGCVLLYKQDFTKKLGLCCITCTYCSQTCQRGVTEQLDGSTWDFCSEDCKSKYLLWYCKAARCHACKRQGKLLETIHWRGQIRHFCNQQCLLRFYSQQNQPNLDTQSGPESLLNSQSPESKPQTPSQTKVENSNTAKTPEENGNLGKIPAKTRLAPTASTPPPPPPPPATPRKNKAAMCKPLMQNRGVSCKVEMKSKGSQTEEWKPQVIVLPIPVPIFVPVPMHLYCQKVPVPFSMPIPVPVPMFLPTTLESTDKIVETIEELKVKIPSNPLEADILAMAEMIAEAEELDKASSDLCDLVSNQSAEGLLEDCDLFGPARDDVLAMAVKMANVLDEPGQDLEADFPKNPLDINPSVDFLFDCGLVGPEDVSAEQDLPRTMRKGQKRLVLSESCSRDSMSSQPSCTGLNYSYGVNAWKCWVQSKYANGETSKGDELRFGPKPMRIKEDILACSAAELNYGLAQFVREITRPNGERYEPDSIYYLCLGIQQYLLENNRMVNIFTDLYYLTFVQELNKSLSTWQPTLLPNNTVFSRVEEEHLWECKQLGVYSPFVLLNTLMFFNTKFFGLQTAEEHMQLSFTNVVRQSRKCTTPRGTTKVVSIRYYAPVRQRKGRDTGPGKRKREDEAPILEQRENRMNPLRCPVKFYEFYLSKCPESLRTRNDVFYLQPERSCIAESPLWYSVIPMDRSMLESMLNRILAVREIYEELGRPGEEDLD